The proteins below come from a single Halothiobacillus neapolitanus c2 genomic window:
- the rpmH gene encoding 50S ribosomal protein L34, with protein sequence MKRTYQPSIIHRARTHGFRARMATRGGRAVINARRAKGRKRLAV encoded by the coding sequence ATGAAAAGAACATACCAGCCCAGTATTATTCATCGTGCCCGCACACACGGTTTCCGTGCTCGAATGGCTACCCGTGGTGGCCGTGCGGTCATCAACGCCCGTCGCGCCAAAGGCCGTAAGCGTTTAGCCGTTTAA